One stretch of Pradoshia sp. D12 DNA includes these proteins:
- a CDS encoding SDR family oxidoreductase, with product MSERFNNAPGQEQEVQPGLQYKMDPEPITVTSSYKGSGKLKDKVAIITGGDSGIGRSVAVYFAKEGADVAILYVDREQEDAEKTKELVEAEGRKCLLITGDVGYEDVCINAVEKTVETFGKLDILVNNAAEQHVQKEFTDITSEQLERTFRTNIFGYFYMAKAAMKHLPKGGKIINSASVTAYQGNPLLIDYSSTKGAIVSFTRALSNSVAPKGIYVNAVAPGPIWTPLIPASFSAEQIEESWGQNTPLGRIGQPDELAPTYVYLASDDSSYVSGQTLHVNGGSVVNG from the coding sequence TACAACCGGGATTGCAGTATAAAATGGATCCCGAACCTATTACCGTTACTTCTTCCTATAAAGGCAGTGGGAAATTAAAAGATAAAGTGGCTATTATTACTGGCGGTGACAGCGGAATTGGCCGATCAGTTGCAGTCTACTTTGCCAAAGAAGGCGCCGATGTAGCTATTCTTTATGTCGATAGAGAACAAGAAGATGCCGAAAAAACAAAAGAGCTTGTAGAAGCGGAAGGCCGAAAATGCCTGTTAATCACAGGCGATGTTGGATATGAAGATGTTTGCATAAATGCTGTAGAAAAGACCGTTGAAACATTCGGTAAACTCGATATTCTTGTCAATAACGCTGCAGAACAGCATGTTCAAAAAGAATTTACTGACATAACGTCAGAACAATTGGAACGCACATTCCGAACCAATATATTCGGATATTTTTATATGGCAAAAGCAGCCATGAAACATCTTCCGAAGGGCGGCAAGATTATCAATTCTGCCAGTGTAACAGCCTACCAGGGTAATCCATTGTTAATTGATTACTCATCTACAAAGGGAGCGATCGTATCCTTTACCCGTGCCCTTTCCAATAGTGTTGCTCCTAAGGGAATCTATGTGAATGCCGTTGCACCGGGCCCTATTTGGACACCGTTAATTCCCGCATCCTTCTCTGCTGAGCAAATTGAAGAAAGCTGGGGTCAAAATACACCGCTTGGCCGTATTGGGCAGCCTGATGAATTGGCTCCTACTTATGTTTACCTGGCAAGTGATGACTCGTCCTATGTTTCTGGACAAACCTTGCATGTAAATGGCGGCA